Proteins encoded by one window of Antechinus flavipes isolate AdamAnt ecotype Samford, QLD, Australia chromosome 4, AdamAnt_v2, whole genome shotgun sequence:
- the DUSP23 gene encoding dual specificity protein phosphatase 23, producing the protein MGSQPPNFSWVLPGRLAGLALPRIPAHYQFLWSQGVRHLVSLTERGPPYSDTCPGLRVHRIRVPDFCPPTPEQIDRFVRIVDEANARGEAVGVHCALGYGRTGTMLACYLVKKRGLSGRQAVAEIRRLRPGSIETREQEKAVYQFYQRTK; encoded by the exons ATGGGCTCCCAACCCCCCAACTTCTCATGGGTGCTCCCGGGCCGCCTAGCGGGGCTGGCTCTGCCCCGGATCCCCGCCCACTATCAGTTCTTGTGGAGTCAGGGAGTGCGGCACCTGGTGTCCTTGACCGAGCGCGGGCCTCCCTACAGTGACACCTGCCCGGGACTCAGGGTGCACCGGATCCGCGTCCCCGACTTCTGCCCGCCGACACCCGAGCAGATCGACCGCTTCGTGCGCATTGTGGACGAGGCTAACGCGCGGGGAGAG GCTGTGGGGGTCCATTGCGCCCTGGGCTATGGGAGGACAGGCACCATGCTGGCCTGCTACCTGGTAAAGAAGAGAGGCCTGTCAGGGAGACAAGCTGTGGCCGAGATCCGGCGGCTTCGACCAGGTTCCATCGAGACCCGGGAGCAAGAGAAAGCAGTTTACCAGTTCTACCAACGAACCAAATAA